From the Streptomyces pluripotens genome, one window contains:
- a CDS encoding serine hydrolase domain-containing protein produces MTTYQEALLPGTRRALLHRIALAQAEGRAPSLVAAVVRDGQVVWHGARASVDGDAPGETVQYRIGSITKTFTAVLVMRLRDEGLLDLSDALEKHVPGTGAGEATIADLLAHTAGLAAESPAPWWERTPGSLRPELSDVLGEQPLLHPVGRRHHYSNPGYTLLGALVEELRGAPWEEVLRGEILEPLGLRRTSAHPEPPHAGGWAVHPWADALLPEPLEDLGRMAPAGQLWSTTADLARFAAFLTRGDHQVLSAESVREMRTPAAPTEAADVAGGIAYGLGMQIQHRDGRLLVGHSGSLPGFLANLTISVEDDVAAVVLANCTSGPLPGVVAADLVRIVAEAEPLFPKPWRPLYDVDPAVLELAGQWYWGPHAFGLRASADGLLALGPLTGSGRRSRFRPNGDGTWTGLEGYYAGELLQPVRRADGTLSHLDLGSFVFTRQPYDTDAPVPGGVDPKGWRGMR; encoded by the coding sequence ATGACGACGTATCAGGAAGCGCTGCTCCCCGGAACCCGCCGTGCCTTGCTGCACCGGATTGCCCTTGCACAGGCCGAAGGCCGAGCGCCGTCGCTGGTCGCCGCCGTCGTGCGGGATGGGCAGGTCGTGTGGCACGGTGCACGGGCATCGGTGGATGGAGACGCACCGGGCGAGACCGTGCAGTACCGGATCGGGTCCATCACCAAGACCTTCACGGCTGTCCTGGTGATGCGCCTGCGTGACGAGGGGCTGCTCGACCTCAGCGATGCCCTGGAGAAACATGTGCCAGGTACTGGTGCTGGGGAGGCGACGATCGCCGATCTCCTCGCTCACACCGCGGGGCTGGCGGCCGAGTCGCCGGCGCCCTGGTGGGAACGGACCCCCGGCTCCCTGCGACCCGAGTTGAGTGATGTGCTCGGTGAGCAGCCCCTTCTCCATCCCGTCGGCCGACGGCACCACTACTCCAACCCCGGTTATACGTTGCTCGGCGCGCTGGTGGAGGAACTGCGTGGTGCTCCTTGGGAAGAGGTACTGCGCGGTGAAATCCTCGAACCGCTCGGCCTGCGCCGCACGAGTGCGCATCCGGAGCCCCCGCACGCGGGTGGGTGGGCCGTGCATCCATGGGCCGACGCGCTGCTGCCCGAGCCGCTGGAGGATCTCGGCAGGATGGCACCAGCCGGTCAGCTGTGGTCGACCACAGCTGACCTGGCACGGTTCGCCGCGTTTCTGACCCGCGGCGACCACCAGGTGCTGAGTGCCGAGTCGGTGAGGGAGATGCGGACCCCGGCGGCACCCACCGAAGCCGCCGATGTTGCGGGTGGAATCGCCTACGGACTAGGGATGCAGATCCAGCACCGCGACGGCAGGTTGCTGGTCGGGCATTCCGGATCGCTGCCGGGTTTCCTTGCGAACCTCACGATCAGCGTGGAGGACGATGTTGCCGCGGTAGTGCTTGCCAACTGCACCAGTGGACCGTTGCCCGGTGTGGTGGCCGCGGACCTCGTGCGGATCGTCGCCGAGGCGGAACCGCTCTTCCCTAAGCCCTGGCGGCCGTTGTATGACGTCGATCCGGCAGTACTGGAGCTGGCGGGGCAGTGGTACTGGGGACCCCATGCCTTCGGTCTGCGGGCCAGTGCCGACGGCCTGCTCGCACTGGGACCGCTCACCGGCAGCGGACGGCGTTCCCGGTTCCGCCCGAACGGCGACGGCACCTGGACCGGCCTGGAGGGCTACTACGCCGGAGAGCTGCTGCAGCCAGTTCGACGTGCGGACGGGACTCTGAGCCACCTTGACCTAGGGTCATTCGTGTTCACGCGGCAGCCGTACGACACCGATGCTCCGGTGCCCGGTGGAGTGGACCCGAAGGGGTGGCGGGGGATGCGCTAG
- a CDS encoding GNAT family N-acetyltransferase, whose amino-acid sequence MEGLDIRYATADDLSAIVALLADDPLGAQRESPHDLAPYQAALDRLSMDPNQHLVVAVREGRVIGTLQLTIIPGLSHQGATRALIEAVRIHADERGSGLGSLLIKWAIDTSQRLSCRMVQLTSDKSRTDAHRFYERLGFNASHEGFKLKL is encoded by the coding sequence GTGGAAGGACTCGATATACGTTACGCAACGGCCGACGACCTGTCGGCAATCGTCGCCCTGCTCGCCGACGATCCGTTGGGCGCTCAACGCGAGTCACCCCATGACCTGGCCCCGTACCAAGCCGCGCTGGATCGCCTGTCCATGGATCCGAACCAGCACCTCGTCGTCGCCGTACGGGAAGGCCGCGTCATCGGCACCCTCCAGCTCACGATCATTCCCGGTCTCTCTCATCAGGGGGCGACCCGAGCGCTCATCGAGGCCGTGCGCATCCATGCCGACGAACGGGGCAGTGGGCTGGGCAGCCTGCTGATCAAGTGGGCGATCGACACATCGCAGCGGCTCAGCTGCCGGATGGTGCAGCTAACTTCGGACAAGTCACGTACCGACGCTCATCGCTTCTATGAGCGCCTGGGTTTCAATGCCTCGCACGAGGGCTTCAAACTGAAGCTCTAA
- a CDS encoding GNAT family N-acetyltransferase: protein MPTPSLAALPIRRLTLRDLTACADLSEDRGWPREEHKWGFLLTAGNGFGIDDPQGGLIAACVVTEYGSSERLDLGAIGMVLVAERHSRQGVGRRLMRHVLSVMGTTPLTLHATPNGRPLYEELGFKATGRTEMLTGRFTAGDWDSGVPTRAATAEDLPAILRLDEEVFGADRTPLITRLPAFADQLRVAEEEGRITGYTAAWPNMDTQVVGPLIAQEAETAKALIASLAAHTDRPLRTDIDVRHKELLAWAKAQGLASVAFNSVMVYGITDLPGDWTRRFAPLTVAAG, encoded by the coding sequence GTGCCAACTCCTTCCCTTGCCGCTCTTCCCATCCGCCGTCTGACGCTTCGCGATCTCACTGCCTGCGCCGACTTGTCCGAAGACCGGGGGTGGCCACGCGAAGAACACAAGTGGGGCTTCCTCCTCACAGCAGGAAACGGCTTCGGCATTGACGACCCGCAAGGAGGGCTTATCGCCGCCTGTGTCGTCACGGAGTACGGCTCATCGGAGCGGCTGGATCTAGGCGCCATCGGCATGGTTCTGGTGGCAGAACGCCACTCTCGACAGGGCGTCGGCCGCCGCTTGATGCGGCATGTGCTGTCGGTCATGGGAACCACGCCACTGACCCTGCACGCCACCCCCAACGGCCGTCCCTTGTACGAGGAGCTGGGCTTCAAGGCAACAGGCCGAACGGAAATGCTGACAGGCCGCTTCACTGCTGGGGATTGGGATTCAGGCGTACCAACGCGCGCAGCTACTGCGGAGGACCTTCCGGCGATCCTGCGTCTCGACGAGGAGGTGTTCGGTGCTGACCGCACTCCCCTCATCACTCGGCTGCCTGCTTTCGCCGACCAGCTACGGGTGGCCGAGGAGGAGGGCCGGATCACCGGCTACACGGCTGCGTGGCCCAATATGGACACCCAGGTCGTCGGCCCGTTGATCGCCCAGGAAGCGGAGACTGCAAAGGCCCTGATCGCCTCGCTAGCGGCCCATACTGACCGTCCACTGCGCACCGACATCGATGTGCGTCACAAGGAGCTGCTGGCATGGGCGAAGGCCCAAGGGCTGGCCTCAGTGGCCTTCAACTCCGTGATGGTCTACGGCATCACGGACCTTCCTGGCGACTGGACACGGAGATTCGCACCGCTGACAGTGGCGGCGGGCTGA
- a CDS encoding globin domain-containing protein, producing the protein MDAPTTTSGENGMSGGGNWFTPRRTSSAPTASQAADTPAPRSSEDGSAVVAASLPESQQRSVPTTQEGSRDAILIRRTMAEIGPVAHKVTSYFYALLFVRHPDLRSLFPAAMDAQRDRLLKALLTAAEYLDDTSVLVDYLQNLGRGHRKYGTRAEHYPAVGECLIGALTKYAAAVWNPEIEAAWVRAYTTISQVMIDAAAADELRAPAWWQAEIVTHELRTSDIAIVTVRPNQPYPFLAGQYTSVETPWWPRVWRHYSFASAPRSDGMLTFHVKAVPAGWVSNALVHHARPGDVVRLGPPVGSMTVDHSTDRGLLCLGGGTGIAPIKAMVEDIAERGERRTVEVFYGARTDHDLYDIDTMLRIQQTHPWLSVRAVIDQQTNHQLPDAVRAYGPWHEYDAYLSGPPGMIRRGVDTLRDIGVPSNRIRHDSMETLLVVGG; encoded by the coding sequence ATGGACGCTCCGACCACTACGTCGGGGGAGAACGGCATGTCGGGCGGGGGCAACTGGTTCACGCCGCGTAGGACATCATCGGCTCCGACCGCCTCGCAGGCGGCTGACACACCTGCCCCACGGTCATCTGAGGATGGTTCCGCGGTGGTGGCGGCCTCGCTGCCCGAGTCCCAGCAGCGGTCGGTGCCGACCACTCAGGAAGGCTCTCGGGATGCGATCCTCATCCGCCGCACGATGGCCGAGATCGGCCCCGTTGCCCACAAGGTCACCTCGTACTTCTACGCCCTCCTCTTCGTTCGTCACCCCGATCTGAGGTCTCTGTTCCCGGCCGCGATGGACGCGCAGCGAGACCGCCTGCTGAAGGCCTTACTTACGGCGGCCGAGTACCTGGACGACACCTCAGTCCTTGTCGACTACCTGCAGAACCTGGGCCGCGGACACCGCAAGTATGGAACGCGCGCTGAGCACTATCCGGCCGTGGGTGAATGCCTGATCGGTGCACTGACCAAGTACGCCGCTGCCGTCTGGAACCCGGAGATCGAAGCGGCCTGGGTGCGGGCATACACGACGATCTCCCAGGTCATGATCGACGCGGCGGCGGCAGACGAATTGCGCGCTCCCGCCTGGTGGCAGGCCGAGATCGTCACGCACGAGCTCAGGACCTCCGACATCGCGATTGTCACCGTACGTCCGAACCAGCCCTATCCTTTCCTTGCGGGCCAGTACACGAGCGTGGAGACGCCCTGGTGGCCCCGGGTGTGGCGGCACTACTCCTTCGCCTCCGCACCTCGATCGGACGGCATGCTGACCTTCCATGTGAAGGCTGTTCCAGCCGGATGGGTCTCCAACGCGCTGGTGCATCACGCGCGGCCGGGGGACGTCGTACGCCTAGGCCCCCCGGTCGGGTCGATGACCGTCGACCATTCGACCGACAGGGGGCTGCTCTGCCTGGGCGGTGGCACGGGCATAGCGCCCATCAAGGCCATGGTCGAGGACATTGCCGAGCGCGGAGAGCGCCGAACGGTCGAGGTGTTCTACGGCGCACGGACCGACCACGACCTGTACGACATCGACACCATGCTCAGGATTCAGCAGACTCATCCCTGGCTATCGGTCCGGGCCGTCATAGACCAGCAGACCAATCACCAGCTACCCGATGCCGTACGCGCCTACGGCCCCTGGCACGAGTACGACGCCTACCTCTCGGGGCCGCCCGGAATGATCCGCAGAGGAGTGGACACACTCCGGGACATCGGTGTCCCGTCCAACCGCATAAGGCACGACTCGATGGAGACACTGCTCGTTGTCGGAGGCTGA
- a CDS encoding NUDIX domain-containing protein, whose product MTVRPVVKRTARAVLLDADDLILIKRTKPGVDPYWVTPGGGVEPRDPTVVDALHREVYEELGAKITDVVPCFVDTVEHIGEDGGATGVKVQHFFVCRLESMNPSLRHGPEVDEPTGEYEIVRVPFTRVGIASVHLVPLSLRHYLDGNIEGVRAMHAPDLG is encoded by the coding sequence ATGACCGTCCGACCCGTGGTCAAGCGCACCGCCCGCGCCGTCCTCCTGGACGCTGACGACCTCATCCTGATCAAGCGCACCAAACCCGGTGTGGATCCCTACTGGGTCACGCCCGGTGGTGGGGTCGAGCCCAGAGACCCGACCGTCGTGGACGCCCTGCACCGTGAGGTGTACGAGGAACTGGGCGCCAAGATCACCGATGTGGTGCCGTGCTTCGTGGACACCGTGGAACACATCGGTGAGGACGGCGGTGCCACCGGCGTAAAGGTGCAACACTTCTTCGTCTGCCGGCTGGAATCGATGAATCCATCCCTGCGGCACGGCCCCGAAGTGGACGAGCCGACCGGGGAGTACGAGATCGTCCGTGTCCCGTTCACGCGCGTCGGCATCGCCTCCGTCCATCTGGTCCCACTGTCGCTGCGCCATTACCTGGACGGCAACATCGAGGGAGTACGCGCCATGCACGCTCCCGACCTCGGATAG
- a CDS encoding LysR family transcriptional regulator produces MDLALLRTFVTVHRAGSFTRAAALLGLSQPAVTSQIRTLERQLGRPLFLRQARGVTPTTIGDELAHRAAPHLDALLEIAESSLDDEAPARTLHLAGPPEFTAERALPALTELSGENGHGLTLRVSFGIAEEILEGLAAGHHDLAISTARPRGTLLTASPLCDEEHVLVSAPHCAERIGSDALRLRGAPALENLPIVEVHESLPFVSRYWTSVFGARPTASGTIVVPDLRAVLACAIAGAGLAVLPRYLCTPALNRGTIVTLHDPAVPPLRTYFLVARTGTLAMPHIARAHERLKRAAMAWR; encoded by the coding sequence ATGGATCTGGCCTTGCTGCGGACCTTCGTCACCGTTCACCGGGCAGGTTCCTTTACTCGCGCCGCCGCACTGCTCGGGCTCTCCCAGCCCGCCGTCACCTCACAGATCCGCACGCTGGAACGCCAGCTGGGCAGACCTCTTTTCCTCCGGCAGGCCCGCGGCGTGACCCCGACGACCATCGGCGACGAACTCGCGCACAGGGCCGCACCCCACCTCGACGCCCTGCTGGAAATTGCCGAAAGCAGCCTGGACGACGAAGCGCCGGCACGGACGCTGCATCTCGCCGGTCCGCCGGAGTTCACCGCCGAACGCGCCCTGCCCGCTCTTACCGAGCTGTCCGGCGAAAACGGCCACGGCCTCACGCTGCGTGTCTCCTTCGGCATTGCGGAGGAGATCCTGGAAGGGCTGGCCGCCGGACACCATGACCTGGCCATCAGCACGGCCCGGCCACGCGGAACCCTGCTCACCGCGAGCCCGCTCTGCGATGAAGAGCACGTGCTCGTGTCCGCCCCACACTGCGCGGAGAGGATCGGTTCGGACGCTCTACGCCTGAGAGGGGCACCCGCCCTGGAGAACCTACCCATCGTCGAGGTCCACGAGTCGCTGCCCTTCGTCTCGCGCTACTGGACCTCCGTCTTCGGAGCCCGCCCGACGGCCTCGGGCACGATCGTCGTACCCGACCTGCGAGCCGTACTCGCCTGTGCGATCGCGGGCGCTGGGCTTGCGGTGCTGCCCCGATATCTCTGCACTCCGGCCCTCAATCGCGGCACGATCGTCACTCTGCACGACCCGGCAGTACCACCGTTGCGCACCTATTTCTTGGTCGCACGCACCGGCACCCTCGCGATGCCGCATATAGCCCGCGCCCACGAGCGGCTGAAGCGGGCAGCGATGGCATGGCGCTGA
- a CDS encoding cystathionine gamma-lyase, whose amino-acid sequence MSDAARGGGHTGDGTRAVRAGLPEPVKHEPTMPGPVFAAHFHLPGDVTGPYSYGRDDNPTWTLLERAIGELEAPRQDVETLVFASGMAAISAVLFSQLRAGDAVVLPSDGYQVLSLVRAQLEAYGIEVRTAPTRGDAQLKILDDARLLWIESPSNPGLDVCDIRRLVEAAHARGALVAVDNTLATPLGQRPLEVGADFSVASGTKQLTGHGDILLGYVAGRDATAMAAVRRWRKITGAISGPMEAWLAHRSIATLQLRVERQNTTALRVAEVLRQHPAVSGLRYPGLPDDPSHKIASQQMFRYGCVVSFTLPTRARAERFLAALHLVEDATSFGGVRSTAERRRRWGGDAVPEGFIRMSVGAEDPKDLVADLLRALDESAG is encoded by the coding sequence ATGAGCGACGCCGCCAGGGGCGGGGGCCACACGGGCGACGGCACCCGAGCGGTACGGGCAGGACTACCCGAACCTGTGAAACACGAGCCGACCATGCCCGGACCGGTGTTCGCGGCCCACTTCCACCTGCCCGGTGACGTGACGGGTCCGTACTCGTACGGACGCGACGACAACCCCACCTGGACACTGCTGGAACGTGCCATCGGCGAGCTGGAAGCGCCCAGGCAGGACGTCGAGACGTTGGTGTTCGCCTCTGGCATGGCGGCGATCTCCGCGGTGCTGTTCTCCCAGCTGCGCGCCGGGGACGCGGTCGTACTGCCGTCAGACGGCTACCAGGTACTGTCACTGGTCCGCGCCCAATTGGAGGCCTACGGCATCGAAGTACGCACCGCACCCACGCGTGGTGACGCCCAGTTGAAGATCCTCGACGACGCCCGGCTGCTGTGGATCGAGTCCCCGTCCAACCCCGGACTCGACGTGTGCGACATCCGACGGCTGGTGGAGGCGGCACACGCGCGGGGCGCCCTGGTGGCCGTGGACAACACCCTCGCCACGCCGCTCGGACAGCGGCCGCTGGAGGTGGGCGCAGATTTCTCCGTCGCCAGCGGCACCAAGCAACTCACCGGGCACGGAGACATCCTCCTGGGCTACGTCGCCGGCCGCGACGCCACGGCCATGGCCGCCGTACGGCGCTGGCGCAAGATCACCGGAGCGATCTCCGGGCCCATGGAGGCCTGGCTCGCGCATCGGTCCATCGCCACCTTGCAGCTGCGCGTCGAACGTCAGAACACCACCGCCCTGCGTGTCGCCGAGGTCCTGCGGCAACACCCCGCAGTGTCCGGCCTGCGCTACCCGGGGCTGCCCGACGACCCCTCCCACAAGATCGCTTCACAGCAGATGTTCCGCTACGGCTGTGTCGTCTCCTTCACGCTGCCCACACGCGCGCGAGCCGAACGTTTCCTTGCGGCACTGCACCTGGTCGAGGACGCGACGAGCTTCGGCGGCGTTCGCTCCACGGCCGAACGCCGGCGCCGCTGGGGCGGTGACGCGGTCCCGGAAGGCTTCATCCGCATGTCCGTCGGCGCCGAAGACCCCAAGGACCTGGTGGCCGACCTGCTGCGTGCTCTGGACGAGTCGGCCGGGTAA
- a CDS encoding low molecular weight protein-tyrosine-phosphatase, with protein sequence MTYRVCFVCTGNICRSPMAESVFHARVAEAGLAELVTVDSAGTGGWHEGEAADPRAASVLGEHGYGTEHIARQFQSSWFPRLDLVIALDTGHLKALRRHAPTEEDVRKIRLLRSFDPSAGDELDVPDPYYGDRDNFEECLEMVEAASTGLLAAVLAELEGRTA encoded by the coding sequence ATGACCTACCGCGTCTGCTTCGTGTGCACCGGCAACATCTGCCGCTCACCGATGGCCGAATCCGTCTTCCACGCGCGCGTGGCGGAGGCCGGGCTCGCAGAACTGGTGACGGTCGACAGCGCCGGCACCGGCGGCTGGCACGAAGGAGAGGCCGCCGACCCGCGCGCCGCCTCGGTCCTCGGGGAGCACGGATACGGCACCGAACACATCGCCCGCCAGTTCCAGTCGTCGTGGTTTCCCCGCCTCGACCTGGTGATCGCGCTCGACACCGGCCATCTCAAGGCCCTGCGCCGCCACGCGCCAACCGAGGAAGACGTACGCAAGATCCGCCTGCTGCGCTCCTTCGACCCCTCTGCCGGTGACGAACTCGACGTACCGGACCCGTACTACGGGGACCGGGACAACTTCGAGGAGTGTCTTGAGATGGTGGAGGCGGCGAGCACCGGGCTGCTCGCCGCCGTGCTCGCAGAACTGGAAGGACGAACCGCATGA
- a CDS encoding phage holin family protein, producing MKNFVVKTIANAGALAVAVWLLDKITLTGDSTAKKAGTLIVVALIFGLVNWLVKPIVKVLTFPLFILTLGLITLVVNALMLLLTSWLSGKSDLHFHVQGFWTAVVGGLIISIVSWALHVVLPDED from the coding sequence ATGAAGAATTTTGTAGTCAAGACGATCGCCAACGCCGGCGCCCTGGCAGTCGCCGTATGGCTGCTCGACAAGATCACCCTGACCGGCGACAGCACGGCCAAGAAGGCCGGCACGCTCATCGTCGTCGCGCTGATCTTCGGCCTGGTGAACTGGCTGGTCAAACCCATCGTGAAGGTGCTCACCTTCCCGCTGTTCATCCTGACTCTCGGGCTGATCACTCTGGTCGTGAACGCCCTGATGCTGTTGCTGACCTCCTGGCTGAGTGGTAAATCCGATCTTCACTTCCACGTGCAGGGCTTCTGGACGGCCGTTGTCGGCGGCCTGATCATCTCCATCGTCTCCTGGGCACTGCACGTCGTCCTGCCCGACGAGGACTGA
- a CDS encoding cupin domain-containing protein, with protein MKAFRLDELEAERAANEGAYLQFLRERNMSVGLYALDAGEHDPQKPHRQDEVYFVVSGRASITVGLETSEVARGSVVYVPAGVAHKFHHISEDLRVLVVFSPPEA; from the coding sequence ATGAAGGCATTCCGACTGGATGAACTCGAGGCGGAGCGCGCCGCCAACGAGGGCGCCTATCTCCAGTTCCTGCGGGAGCGGAACATGTCGGTGGGGCTGTATGCCCTCGATGCGGGTGAGCACGATCCGCAGAAGCCGCACCGTCAGGACGAGGTGTACTTCGTCGTGAGCGGCAGGGCGTCGATCACGGTGGGTCTGGAGACGAGCGAGGTAGCGCGGGGCAGCGTGGTGTACGTGCCCGCAGGGGTCGCCCACAAGTTCCACCACATCAGCGAGGACCTGCGTGTACTGGTCGTCTTCTCCCCGCCCGAGGCGTGA
- a CDS encoding DUF5326 family protein, which yields MREIFAGLPWWVKWVAVPVIALVVFGGLIATVVGFVISLLFKALVFVALVGGLIYIVRKFMSNSSSRSDW from the coding sequence ATGCGAGAGATCTTCGCGGGGCTGCCGTGGTGGGTGAAGTGGGTTGCGGTGCCGGTCATCGCCCTGGTCGTGTTTGGCGGCCTGATAGCGACCGTGGTCGGTTTTGTGATCAGTCTGCTGTTCAAGGCGCTGGTCTTCGTCGCTCTGGTCGGCGGGCTGATCTACATCGTGCGTAAGTTCATGTCGAACTCGTCGTCGCGCAGCGACTGGTGA
- a CDS encoding IclR family transcriptional regulator codes for MDVPEPPATTLIGSVQRAMRLLETVAGHARGAPAKQLARETGLALPTAYHLLRTLVYEGYLRREKGLFFLGDATERLSSSGAQQKRRSAMADTLAQWRDLIGVPMYYAMYQDGDIEIVCVSDSPETPAVEEWADFRETGHAHAIGQCLLSQLDEEARRDHLARYPAQAITPYTVRDNNALLRRLARMRRMEPVVERQEYALGTVCAAVPITAGTTVATVAMSLPIRQADRLLPAAHRLQAEIGRSLSALTLSISI; via the coding sequence GTGGATGTCCCCGAACCACCGGCCACGACGCTCATCGGATCGGTCCAGCGTGCCATGCGCCTGCTGGAGACCGTTGCGGGTCACGCCCGCGGAGCCCCGGCCAAACAACTGGCCCGCGAGACCGGCCTCGCTTTGCCCACGGCGTACCACCTGCTGCGCACCTTGGTGTACGAGGGCTATCTGCGCCGTGAGAAGGGACTGTTCTTCCTCGGTGACGCGACGGAGCGCTTGAGCAGCAGTGGGGCGCAGCAAAAGCGTCGCAGCGCGATGGCGGACACGCTCGCACAGTGGCGCGATCTGATCGGTGTGCCGATGTACTACGCGATGTACCAGGACGGCGATATCGAGATCGTGTGCGTCTCCGACTCCCCAGAGACCCCCGCGGTCGAGGAGTGGGCGGATTTCCGGGAGACGGGTCATGCGCACGCCATCGGGCAGTGCCTGCTCTCCCAGTTGGACGAGGAGGCCCGGCGGGATCATCTCGCCCGCTATCCCGCGCAGGCCATCACGCCGTACACCGTGCGGGACAACAACGCCCTGCTGCGACGGCTGGCGCGGATGCGGCGTATGGAGCCGGTGGTGGAGCGCCAGGAGTACGCGCTCGGTACGGTCTGCGCGGCGGTGCCGATTACGGCCGGCACCACTGTGGCCACCGTGGCCATGTCATTGCCGATCCGCCAGGCCGACCGGCTGCTGCCCGCGGCCCACCGGTTGCAGGCGGAAATCGGGCGCTCCCTCAGTGCCCTCACTCTCTCTATCAGTATCTGA